In Citrus sinensis cultivar Valencia sweet orange chromosome 4, DVS_A1.0, whole genome shotgun sequence, one DNA window encodes the following:
- the LOC102612188 gene encoding uncharacterized protein LOC102612188: MAPGCDVYELLFLFVIQNRYDKTHHHMTVATTFQKSKFETKKKKKSAFLVPTYRCQQLLSTRTKYPHIFHSCSATDSFKKSTTENPFLLEAMATLAPGIVLKLLNGMNTGVKPTGEHRSSLLQVTDIVPADLDEKNLWPTQGFFIKVSDSSHSIYVSLPTEQDDFVLSNKMQLGQFIYVDRLEPGSPVPVVKGAKPLPGRHPLVGTPEPLMGLREKGEKSEQKVNSKPPGHRRGSWGQNGSDGVSSPLLLKPVPLDFDQCTPVKERPKLMKIMSPMIRSRTAKDGSVRCSFGGGLLAKMVDTKGESPALLRKSCVAPSASKFPRSKSVCEREPRIPISPFNTADKKSSTPSPKLRNGRTIGALNLGADSENSNSIATPQPQSQSGNLAPDSSTSLPMNLPGKLSILGKEAVQQRETAQKIALQALREASATDTLVRSLKLFSNLSKSARADAPAACFEKFLEFHQQIVQAVTDMVSIQAATEVAQTPKAEQMDRKPEEEESTILHEIVHNSELNSSKRRSALHKSVAAFPGRVEQKTNFEKLLRSNTNMRANLDRKGLSPIGKLNLEAIAENDENKKPLVCCNLSNIIKLGKQIETEAGNWFMEFLEKGLETGMKKSKGTADGDVKKVPQFLILKVINWVEVEQCDSSKRQVHPKAAQIARKLRIKMKNP, translated from the exons ATGGCGCCGGGTTGTGATGTCTATGAGCTCCTGTTTCTGTTTGTAATTCAAAATCGTTATGACAAGACGCACCACCATATGACCGTTGCCACAACGTTccaaaaatctaaatttgaaaccaaaaaaaaaaaaaaatcagcctTTCTCGTGCCTACTTACCGTTGCCAACAGCTGCTCAGTACACGAACCAAGTATCCCCATATCTTTCATTCTTGTTCTGCCACTGATAGCTTCAAGAAATCAACAACTGAAAACCCGTTCCTTCTTGAG GCTATGGCGACACTAGCACCTGGAATTGTATTAAAGCTACTCAATGGAATGAACACTGGAGTCAAGCCTACAGGAGAGCATCGCAGCTCACTTCTTCAAGTGACTGATATAGTCCCAGCTGATCTTGATGAGAAGAATCTTTGGCCTACACAAGGATTCTTCATTAAAGTCTCAGATTCTTCACACTCTATATACGTCAGTCTTCCAACAGAACAAGATGATTTCGTTCTCAGCAACAAAATGCAGTTGGGTCAATTCATTTATGTTGATAGATTGGAGCCAGGATCCCCTGTACCTGTGGTTAAAGGAGCCAAGCCGCTCCCCGGAAGGCACCCACTAGTTGGAACCCCAGAACCGTTAATGGGTTTAAGagaaaaaggagagaaaagtgaacaaaaagtaaattcaAAGCCTCCAGGTCACAGAAGAGGTTCTTGGGGACAAAACGGGAGTGATGGGGTCTCATCTCCTTTGTTGTTGAAGCCGGTCCCTTTGGATTTTGATCAGTGTACACCAGTGAAAGAGCGGCCTAAGCTGATGAAAATTATGTCACCAATGATAAGATCAAGAACTGCGAAGGATGGCAGTGTTAGGTGTTCCTTTGGTGGGGGACTTTTAGCTAAAATGGTGGATACCAAAGGAGAAAGCCCTGCATTGCTAAGAAAAAGCTGTGTGGCGCCATCTGCTTCAAAGTTTCCTAGGAGCAAGAGTGTCTGCGAACGAGAGCCAAGAATCCCAATTAGTCCTTTCAACACAGCT GATAAGAAAAGTTCAACTCCTTCGCCTAAGTTAAGAAATGGAAGAACCATAGGAGCCCTAAATTTAGGTGCAGATTCAGAAAACTCGAACTCAATAGCAACGCCACAGCCACAATCTCAGTCTGGTAATTTAGCCCCGGATAGCAGTACAAGTCTGCCAATGAATTTACCAGGAAAGCTAAGCATACTAGGCAAG GAAGCTGTGCAGCAGAGAGAAACAGCTCAGAAGATTGCCCTTCAAGCACTAAGAGAGGCTTCAGCTACTGATACTTTAGTTCGATCTCTCAA ACTATTTTCGAACTTGAGCAAATCAGCAAGAGCAGATGCCCCAGCTGCCTGCTTTGAGAAGTTTTTGGAGTTCCATCAACAGATTGTGCAAGCTGTAACAGATATGGTGTCCATTCAAGCAGCTACTGAAGTGGCTCAAACTCCAAAAGCAGAGCAAATGGATAGAAAGCCCGAAGAAGAAGAGTCAACTATCTTACACGAAATTGTACACAACTCAGAACTAAATTCATCAAAAAGACGATCAGCATTGCACAAATCAGTTGCGGCGTTTCCTGGAAGAGTAGAACAGAAGACAAACTTTGAAAAGCTCCTGAGATCAAACACTAACATGAGGGCAAATTTGGATAGAAAAGGACTATCCCCCATAGGAAAACTTAACCTTGAAGCTATTGCCGAGAATGATGAAAACAAGAAACCTTTGGTTTGTTGCAACTTAAGCAACATAATCAAATTGGGTAAGCAGATTGAAACCGAGGCAGGAAATTGGTTTATGGAGTTCCTAGAGAAAGGTTTGGAAACTGGCATGAAGAAATCAAAAGGCACAGCAGATGGAGATGTGAAGAAAGTTCCTCAGTTTCTCATACTCAAAGTTATTAACTGGGTGGAAGTAGAACAATGTGACAGTAGCAAGAGGCAAGTACATCCCAAAGCTGCACAAATAGCCAGAAAGCTCAGAATTAAGATGAAGAACCCTTAa